Part of the Nicotiana sylvestris chromosome 5, ASM39365v2, whole genome shotgun sequence genome is shown below.
tctctaagtctacttctacaaTTTGAATAAAAAAAGTCAAtcaagagccattttaacctttttaaTTTTAACATTTAATATTTTCATACCATCAtcgacgattaaatggtaaatatgacaaatgcatctaacatggaaaatattactaaatgcaggattaaGTGTAGTTGCAAGCCTATACAATTactgttactagaagcattatccattgaaactgacattattttatctctaatgcaaaaatatctacaaatatttgcaactgtgttagcaataaacttacctgtgtgacgtgaattaattattctataagtatATTGCGCTTTTGCATTTTCCAttcctcatcaatccaatgagTGGTAACAGTAAGATAATCACAGTGATTACCACTTCTAcaaatatcagtagtaatagcaatgcaacaatttatatgagtaaataaatagcgaaaataattcatgtttatatttataaatatcgctctttacggttgcgcgaggtcatcctttataagtaggattaaaaactcttctaatataatacACAAAGTGAGAGTTAAAAGGAAAattatagggtaagcacataacagtaatcatttttgccaattcttcacgatctttatttggatcgtaatataaaatgccaccggtaacagtgttaattcccggttgaactagatttgacccGGTACTAGGGTTAACCTGAGTACCTGCACTTGTCCTCTcttgcgcagctttcatttgaagaaatctagctttatctctagggtgtgtctttatgtgtctagtcaaagtactcataccgctacggtctccagtatatttacgAGCCATCAAAGTctcacaagttttacacttagccttattttgatctcttagttgagtaaaaaagtgccaaacaagagatgtttcgcaccgtctagaaggttgtctattaaaagtaggggttactacaagagggtcaggcggggcatcatttggattattaTCAGTTGGGTTAACagcaggactagtaggtgtatcatctaaatccggttgcatttcatctaaatcatcattttcctcatcattttcatcgaTAGTTTGATTaccataaagagcattcatatattcatcatttaattgttgacctggtgcaatATCATGGCAAAGGAAaggccatattaattataattatacaaactaaaacaaacaaaactataatattaaaacttaagagttagaacgagtttaccgaattgacgaacaacttcttcgttgaagacttgaatacttcaattcaccaacttcacaatttttcacaaattgcaataataaagtaaggaattatagaagaaaattagagagagatggatgattttgtgagtaaaaatgaaagaatgagggagtatttatagttgaaaatagggaaaaagtgtaattataaaaagtttggggttaaaacaaagtttggggggcaaatgactattttttaaaaagcCAAACGGCTAAATTGGCAGGCCAACGACTAGTTTTTAAACTTCCAGCCGTTggccaattttttttaaaaaaaattgaaaaatagccgttgggcccggttgaaccggcccaggcccgccagccggtcttgggctaaacggtcccgggctcacggTCTCTACGTGCAGGACCGGCCCATAGTGGGCTCTTAAGACTGCTTGGGACCAGACCATACGGGCCAGCCCGTTTAGCCCAAAGCCCATGTGGGCTCGCGGTCCCGGGCtgggcccggaccacaatacagccttatgTTCGAACCCTAGGAATAAAAAAGTGTTTCCCTCTTTAATTAATAGTATTATGCGGTCTTAATCAGGATTAGTCGGGACCCTAATGTGGATAGTAAATACCGTGTGCGAAACCAAATAAAAGGCATTAGGAAGCATCAGCAGATTTTTGGTTTATGTACTAGGGTTCTTAAAAATAGAAAACTAGAATTACTACTTCAAGTCAAAAATGAAAGAATATTTGATTTTGTGACACTAAATAAACTTTGTCTTCTTAGACTTTATGATTTACGTCTTTGCTTTCTGGTATTTATATGTACATATTTTTTCTGAGATTTCCAAGCATATCCTATCTGAACTTTTCATATTGGATTAACAGCCAATCTTGAATTCCACTCCGTACTCGACAATCGACATTTAAAGAGAAAAAGCAAATAAAAAGAGTGATCAAAGTTGGTGATATGTTATTAGAATTGCAATTTGCAAGTATTTTAATTTGGTGACGACTATTAGTACTACCCTTTTAATACTTATTCCAATCATCTAATTAATGTTGACGACTACCGTTCCTTTCCTTACTCATGTTCCAACAAAGTCTCAACTCATCTCCTATAGGCTTTAACCTTGATAAATTAGTCACCATTTTAatgttttcttctcctttttttttttttttttttgtcgcCCGATTAGTCTTTTTTTTCAAGCTAATCACTATTGGAGAAAGTAATGTAAGAAAAGGCCCCTTCAAGAAGAGGGCTGCCTATATAGATTACACCATTTAGGCAGAAGCGAAATCAAGATTTAAAGCTTATGAGTTCTGAAATTGTCATCGACTCCATTGTTTGTGTTAGTTACTGGGTTCACAATTAAATATTTAGTAAAATTTTTAATACAAATACAAAATCTAAGCAAAAACTATTGGATTCGCCCGAACCTGTATCCACTTCTCTAGCTCCGCCTCTACCTTTTatgtgcaatctttctcaaactcTGCATGGCCTACTTTATACGTCAAACTAATctttttttggtaattttatcAGCAAAATGTGCTTTTCATGTGAGCACACTATCCTCATTATCAGGCACTGATTTCATGCTCTATCCTCTAAAGCCAAACAAGCAAATTTATTACTAGTCACTACTAGAGTAACATCTCCACCAATCAGTACAAACAATAAAGAAGCTAGCAAATAGGCGATCCGATGTTAGAATAGTCTACCTAGCTACAGTCTCAACCAATGGAAACTAGATAAAATTCTAAGATTTGGTTCTACGAGGAATCTGCAGAGTTATTTAGAAAAAGACAAGTTGTTGAACTAGAAGACAAGAAGAAACTGGAAGTACACTAGGAATTAAGAGGTAAGTTAGAGAGGCATGGAAGTTATGGTTGAGGTTGATCTCTAGGAATATATGGTTGTTACTTTTCTTACTAACAAATTAAATATCAACTAGTTGAATAAGTGTAGGTAAATGGTTGATTGCCACTACTTCTTTGCTCTAATTAAGTACGAAGAAGTTAATAGCTAGGTCCTTTAGGTTTAGCTTTGTTTTGAGATCAGCTTAAAGTATGCATAATTGCATATTAAATAGCTATCAGTACTAAAAGTAACCTCTCTTATTTTATGTCCTTTGTTTCATATATTGTCTCTGTTTGGATGCCAAAGGCCGATTAAATCTTTCGTTGAATGGGTTAAACACATTCTTAGACTCGtcttggcaaaaaaaaaaaaaaaaaaaaaaaaggaatttataATCTTTTTGGAATTTGCTGGCTCTAGAGACTTGTTTGTTGAGTTCCATTTATCGGCTCTTTAGGGATAGGATAGTCTATTGAACTAGCGGTTGAGTTTGAGTTAGACCCAAGATTAATTTTCTTATATTGTATCAAAGTCGGGCGCATCCAAGTTCAttattgatgggttttcaatgtcttagccttatgttttgattatcTAACAAACTgactgtcaagaaccagatagggaacccaACACACTTGGCATACATTGCTAATCAACGGACTCCAGCTAAATGTGAACTGTTACAAGCTTCGGGAGATAGAGAACCAATACAAagacctgatacccttgtggttccctgACAACAGTACGAAGTCAATTGGATACAGCTGGAAAGCGATGTGACTGCCTACACTGCAGTGTTCCAGCGgtcacttgtcctttgaccaaccaagtgattacatcattcaagtgatgtcattcAAATTGTATTAACAAGAGCATTACAataaaacatcacttgaacacttgagaatttTCTTCAAACATTCAAACCATCTGATATTCTAgcattcaattctcaagtgcatcaagaaaAAAGTTTAAACACTACTACAGACTAGTTCCTAGATCCAGTATTTTGTtctccttagttgagttgtaactttataATTGTTCTTCATTGCAATTCCTAATTTGCTTAACTAGAAGCGTCGCTTAGGAACCCTCTTGTAAAATCATAAACCCTTAGTGtttgtgtcgtgactagagttagtcatgagttgaagtctttgtaataggtgtattacaaagtggcttgtaatagaagtattacaagttagtgagggattaagagtttaattcctaggttacaataggttgtaatctgaaGATTGTTCAGtaatgaagttgaaatcctaccagtaaggatttttccacgtaaaactccctgtcttatttacttactgtCTTATTAGTATTCTTAGtagaaactcatagaggacctggtactctatagtttggtggactcatataaactatcaattagtatcagagcgggttcctcctatcaggctaacacctaggaaggatctgTATGgttgctccaccaaattttgaagaagttcaatctATGTACagaccacccaggttcaatgggCAATACTATAGGTGGTGGAAGACGAGAATGCATGATTTCATCATGGCTGAAGACTCTAAGTTGTGGGATGTCATATGTGATGGTCCTTTTGTCCTAACAAAGAATGTCGGAGATCTTCCCTTGATAATGCCAAAGACCAGGAAAGAATACACCGATGCAGATAGGAAAGCTGTGGAGAAaaattttcgtgccaagaaaattttgGTATATGGGATAGGACCTGATGAATACAATAGGATCTCAGCTTATCAATctgccaaggagatatgggaagctttgcaaacagCACATGAGGGAACCACTCAAGTAAAGCAATCCAAGATTGATATGATTACCACTGAGTATGAGCTATTTAGGATGAAAGATGATGAATCTATCCAAGACATGCAaacaagattcacttccatcataaatgagttacactcacttaGTGAAACGATTCCCAGGAACAAGCTCATGAGGAAAATTCTTAATATCTATCCTAGTTCATGGGAGAGCAAAGTAAATGTTATTATTGAAGCAAAGGActtgcaggagctgaccatagacGAGCTAGTAGGAAATCTGAGAACCTacgaaatgaagaagaagatagacagtgaaagaagagaaccaaagaaggagaagaacctggtactcaaagctgaagGAAAAAACTCAAGTGAGAAAGACTGTGATATGGCTTACCtaaccaaaagatttcagaaAATGGTCAGAAGAAATGGGGGAATACCAAAGAGAGGTAGTTCTAGTAGACCAAAGATTTATGACCTCTGTCATAAATGTGGAAATCCAGGGTACTTCATCAAAGAGTGTCCTCTCCTAAAGCAAGAACACTTCTAATACAACCCTGATAAAGCAGCCAAGAGGAACCAGATTCCTGACAAGCTCTTCAAAAAAAGAATGTCGatgataatgttatgaaacaaGCTCTTGCAACATGGGGAGATTTCTCCAGTGAGTCTGATGAAGAAATTGATGCAGGTGATAGCTCTATGATGGCAGTTGAAAGTGGAGCAAATAAATATGACTCAATATTTGCTTTGATGGCACAATCAGacgatgatgaagatgatgacaatgatgaggtaaattttagggttgttcagagaaatctaaaaTCCTACTCTCCTAAAAAACTCATGTCATTAGCAAATGTATTGATTGATGCCCATTATAGTTTTATAGATGATAAAGATGCCTTGACCATAGAATTAGGAGATGCTGAGCAAACCAGAGATGACTTGGTAGTGTGTGTGGTTGATCTAAAGGAAACTATAGATAAtttggaaaatgaaaagaaggctTTAACTGAGAAAATTACTAGTGtagaacatgaaagagatgaTCGGGTGGTGGTAGTAGTTGACTTGAAAGAAACCATTGAGAAATTCAGTAAAGAAAAGGATTCCTTAGTGGAGAAAGTAACTGCTATTGAGCAGGAAAGAGATGATCTCTTAATAGTAATTGCAGACTTAAGGGAAAAAATAGAGCAACCTGGAGTTGAGTGTAGGCCTGGGAAgtcagaaaaaaaaagaggaaagaagtagctagtgagacacacattaagcttgaaaatgaATTAAAAGCTGTGAAAAGTAATTTGTGTGATGAACTTGAGAAAACTAGGCAGCTCCACGCTGAACTGGAGAGAGTAAAAAAATAATCTTGAGAAGTCACTTAAGTGGACCTGGTTCTCGGAGGTTGTCACTGCCATGCATGTTAATAATGGTGGTAACAGGCAGGGAATAGGGAGGGAGTGTATCTTTTGGAAATGGGAAAAAAGGGATACATTCTTGGTGTTGGAAAAATTGGAAAGTCACTCACTCACTcaattgagaatgtgtactatgtcaatggtctcaagtacagtctcttgagtgtcttCCAGATATGTGACAAGGGAAACAAGGTGaaattcttgtccaagatatgcaTAGTTACAAGTTTAGTAActggtggccaaaagatacaagaacatctatgttgctgatttcgagtctctacaaagtggtgatctgagttgctTGAAAGTAGTTGATGATGATGCTAAAATGTGGCACAGAAGATTGGGGCATGCAAGCTTTTCTCTATTGAATAAGCTGATTCAaaaggacctggttcgtggtctgccTATGTCAAAGTTCAAAGAACAGAAAGTCTACGATGCATGTGCTAGAGGGAAGTATGTTAAGTCCTCATTTAAGCCTAAGAAAGATGTCAGCACCTCCAAGCCACATGATCTTCTTCATATCGATATGTGTGgccctatgagagtgcaaagcatgggaggaaaaagatacatctttgtgatagtggatgactacttCAGATTCACTTGGACTCTATTTCTTAGAACaaaagatgaaacctttgaggTATTCGTGGccttttgtgaagaaaatccaggtgaagatggagtctagagtagCATGTATCACATCAGATCATGGAATAGAATTcgacaatgccaaatttgatgagttctgtAATGAATATGTCATTACCCACAACTTTTCAGCACCAAgaactccccagcaaaataaAGTTATGAAAAGGAAGAATAGAACCCTTGAAGAAATGACAAGAACAATGCTAATCGACAGTGGGATTGCCAAGAACTTACGAGTTGAAGCTGTTAACACTGCATGTTACTTGGTAAATAGGTGCATGATCCGGTCTCTTCTGAACAAAACCCCTATGAGTTGTTaaatggaaggaaacccaagctgactcacctaagaacatttggatgcaaatgctatgttcttaacaatggaaaggatcagcttggaAAATTTAATGCTaaaagtgatgaaggaatcttCTTGGGCTACTCTTCTCAAGGCAAAGCCTATAAAATATACAACAAGCGGACTCTgtgtgttgaggaaagtgtccATGTAATTTTTGATGAGTCATATCCCTCCCATGAGAAAAACAACAAGGATGATCAAGATGGAGAGCCTCTGCTAGTTCCAggtgaagtcattaacatgacaaacGGAAAGGTAGACACGATGAGTCAGGTGAAGAAATCAAGTAAAGATAATGCAGTATTATCCTCACTAGTTGGAGGGGAACCAGGTACCccaattacaaccactgaagctgacaaaagagtggttgatgcagttcaatGTACCCCACAGGTAGCTGAGAGAAGAATGCAAGGGAACCAGTCAGATTTACCCAGCTCCTCTGCAAATGAACTTCAAATTCCCAACTGGAAACACAACAGTTCCaatcctcttgacaacataattacccATCTAGATTCAGGTGTTCAAACTCGATCAAAAGCCGGAAATTCACTTACCTTTTCAGCCTTTCTTTCCAAAATAGAACCCAAGAACATCAAGAAGGCCTTGAATGATGCAAACTGGATTAaagccatgcaagatgagttgCATTAGTTTGAAAGGAACAATGTATGACACCTGGTACCTCGACCCTCAGATAGAACCATCATAGAAACCATGTGGGTATTCAGAaataagcttgatgaacatggaaacactacaaggaacaaggctaggctagtggttcaaggttacaatcaggaggaaggaatTGATTATGATGAGACGTTTGCTTCAGTTGCttgcatggaagctattagaatccTAATCGCTTTTGCATCACATACGGAATTCActctgttccaaatggatgtcaaaagtgcatttttgaatggatttcttaaggaagaagtccATGTGAAGCTGCatccagggtttgaatgtcatgagcaccCTAAATATGTGTTCAAACTGGACAAGGCATTGTATGGGTtaaagcaggctcctcgagcgTGGTATGAAAAACTATCAAAATTcctcttagaaaatggttttacaagaggtaaaattgacaacaACTTGTTCCTGAAAAAATAGgggaggaacctgctcattgttcaggtatatgttgatgatatcatttttggggcaacaGCTGATTCactatgtgaagaatttgcaaaactcatgggaagtgagtttgaaatgagcatgatgagGGAGCTGAAtctcttcttgggtcttcaagtgaagCAGTCCACAAAGGGTACATTCATTTGTCAACAGAAATACATAaaggagctcttgaagaggtttgatatggaagcatcaaaagtgataGACACTTCTActactcgactggacatggatgaggCTGGACCTCCTGTGAATCAAACTATGTATAAAGGCATTATTGGATCTCTTCTTTATCTCACTGCCAGCAGACCTGATATTGTCTTCAGCGTGgggctatgtgcaaggtttcagtcaaatcccaaggaatctcatctgaaggctgccaaaagaattcTGAGATATCTTAAGAGAACACAGGACCTGGTCCTGTATTACCCCTCAGGTGACAATTTTAATCTTATTGGGTATGCTGCTGATGACTATgtaggttatcttgtggacaggaaaagTACTTCAGGAATGGGTCACTTTCTAGgatcatgtctcatctcttggggcacaaggaaTCAAAACTTAGTGGCTCTTTtaacagctgaagcagaatatgtagctGCAGCCTCCTATTGTGCTTAGCTCCTATGGATCAGGCAGCAATTGGAGGATTTTGGGGTATTTACTGATTGTGTGCCTTTTCTATGTGATAACACCAAtacactcaacatggccaagaaccTAGTTCAACACAAAAaaaccaagcacattgatgtgagacatcattttctgagggacaatgtggagaaagaGCTTATCTGTATGAAGTTCTGTAGTACAGAAGACCAAATTgtagatatcttcaccaaagcctTGAGTatggaacattttgaaagaaatagggTGAAGCTGGGGCTATTGAAGCCTAATTGAGAACCTGATCTCCATCAGTTGActatgaaaatcaccttcaggtaaaattagctaaagtgtTTCCCGGCTAAGTCTAACTCACTTTAATACCGTtacaggtaaacacgcatgatgattATAGAAGTTGTAGATGCATTGCATGGGTGGtgaaagaggattgaaaattttcaaaaatcagGTCAAGAACCTGGTCCTTGTACTAAAGGTTAGTAGTCCTATACATTCTTTAATACACATCTTGAAAAGGTACAAATATCAGATTCCACGTTATCCACCTTTTCAGACTCTGCCGTCACGTCTTTTCGTTTCAAATCctttccatctccctctgaaacgtTGCAACTCCCCAAGCACTACCACTATTTCAGAACTGGTTCCTATCTCTATCCTCATAATTatctttgtcacacctcctttttcacctgcgccGCGCAaaagggcgcagagggagtttttccaattaaaggacaatcgaaacgggatttattatttaatttagagtcgccacttaggagatttatggtgtcccaagtcaccggttgggtcccgaatcgaggaaaagattgactctgtataacagtccgcgaaccagaaatccgagtaaggaattctattaacccgggagaaggtgttaggcattcccgagttccgtggttctagcacggtcgctcaactgtcatattcggcttatttatctgattttgatacatgttgaacctgtgtgcaaattttaactgtgtaccgcttttattattatcatttttaccgagaattgcaacatcgtgaaaatacatctcgaaccacgtcacatcactgcacccgtggttattgacacatttcaactctgttgagatttggatttgggtcacataaatgtgcacccgagtttaagaagataacattattaactACGcgtctaaagcgactagcgtgttattattttgggtagggccgtgaaattttgctaaacgg
Proteins encoded:
- the LOC138869471 gene encoding uncharacterized protein: MVAPPNFEEVQSMYRPPRFNGQYYRWWKTRMHDFIMAEDSKLWDVICDGPFVLTKNVGDLPLIMPKTRKEYTDADRKAVEKNFRAKKILVYGIGPDEYNRISAYQSAKEIWEALQTAHEGTTQVKQSKIDMITTEYELFRMKDDESIQDMQTRFTSIINELHSLSETIPRNKLMRKILNIYPSSWESKVNVIIEAKDLQELTIDELVGNLRTYEMKKKIDSERREPKKEKNLVLKAEGKNSSEKDCDMAYLTKRFQKMVRRNGGIPKRGSSSRPKIYDLCHKCGNPGYFIKECPLLKQEHF